In the Mus pahari chromosome 19, PAHARI_EIJ_v1.1, whole genome shotgun sequence genome, one interval contains:
- the F11 gene encoding coagulation factor XI isoform X2, whose product MTSLHQVLHFIFFATVSTECVTKVFKDISFQGGDLSTVFTPSATYCRLICTHHPRCLLFTFMAESSSDDPTKWFACILKDSVTETLPMVNMTGAVSGYSFKQCPQQLSACSKDVFVNLDMKGMNYNSSVVKNARECQERCTDDAHCQFFTYATGHFPSVGHRKMCLLKYTRTGTPTTITKLNNVVSGFSLKSCGLSNLACIRDIFPNTVLADLNIDSVVAPDAFVCRRICTHHPTCLFFTFFSQAWPKESQRHLCLLKTSESGLPSTRITTSHALSGFSLQHCRHSVPVFCHPSFYNDTDFLGEELDIVDVKGQETCQKTCTNNARCQFFTYYPSRGSCNERKDRCYLKLSSNGSPTRILHGKGGISGYSLRLCKMDNVCTTKIKPRVVGGAASVHGEWPWQVTLHTSRGHLCGGSIIGNQWILTAAHCFSEIETPKNLRVYGGIINQSEINEDTAFFKVQEMIIHDQYTTAESGYDIALLKLESAMNYTGEVQSTLQKAKVPLVSNEECQIRYRRHKITNKMICAGYKEGGKDTCKGDSGGPLSCKYNGVWHLVGITSWGEGCGQKERPGIYTNVANVGGKYRWMEIRKTSQNLPRSASELQTKEKSCTKSILSNRDDHDAKGPKK is encoded by the exons ATGACCTCGCTACATCAGGtgttacattttatcttttttgccACAGTGTCTACTG aatgTGTCACTAAGGTCTTCAAAGACATCAGCTTTCAAGGAGGTGACCTGAGTACTGTTTTCACACCGAGCGCCACGTACTGCCGCCTGATCTGCACTCACCACCCACGGTGCCTGCTCTTCACATTCATGGCTGAGTCATCTTCCGATGATCCTACCAAATG gttTGCCTGCATCCTGAAGGACAGCGTCACAGAAACATTGCCAATGGTAAACATGACAGGCGCGGTCTCTGGATATTCCTTCAAGCAATGCCCTCAGCAATTAAGTG CTTGCAGCAAAGATGTGTTCGTGAACCTAGACATGAAGGGCATGAACTATAACAGCTCTGTTGTGAAGAATGCTCGAGAATGCCAGGAGAGATGCACAGACGATGCCCACTGTCAGTTTTTCACATATGCAACAGGGCATTTTCCCAGTGTGGGCCATCG TAAAATGTGTCTTTTGAAGTACACCCGGACGGGGACACCAACCACAATAACGAAGCTCAATAACGTGGTATCTGGATTTTCACTGAAGTCCTGTGGACTTTCAAACTTGG CTTGTATCAGGGACATTTTCCCGAACACGGTGCTGGCAGACCTTAACATTGACAGCGTGGTGGCCCCAGATGCTTTCGTCTGTCGTCGCATCTGCACGCATCACCCCACTTGTTTGTTCTTCACATTCTTTTCCCAAGCATGGCCAAAAGAGTCTCAGAG ACATCTTTGTCTCCTTAAAACATCTGAAAGTGGGTTACCAAGCACACGCATTACAACGAGCCACGCCCTTTccgggttcagtctccagcactgcagGCACAGCGTCCCAG TGTTCTGCCATCCGTCCTTTTACAATGACACTGATTTCTTGGGAGAAGAGCTGGACATCGTCGATGTGAAAGGCCAAGAAACCTGCCAGAAAACGTGCACCAATAATGCCCGCTGCCAGTTCTTTACCTATTATCCATCACGAGGATCTTGCAATGAAAGGAA GGACAGATGTTACTTAAAGCTCTCCTCAAATGGATCTCCGACTAGAATCCTTCATGGGAAGGGAGGCATCTCTGGATACTCACTGAGGCTGTGCAAAATGGATAATG TGTGCACAACCAAAATCAAGCCCAGGGTGGTGGGAGGAGCTGCGTCTGTTCACGGTGAGTGGCCGTGGCAGGTGACCCTGCACACCAGCCGGGGACACCTGTGTGGAGGCTCCATCATCGGAAACCAGTGGATACTGACAGCGGCTCATTGTTTCTCTGA GATAGAGACACCTAAAAATCTGCGTGTCTACGGTGGCATTATAAATCaatcagaaataaatgaagatacTGCTTTCTTCAAGGTTCAAGAAATGATAATTCATGATCAGTATACGACGGCAGAAAGTGGGTATGATATTGCCCTGTTAAAACTGGAATCAGCCATGAATTACACAG GTGAAGTACAAAGTACTCTCCAGAAAGCCAAGGTACCATTGGTGTCAAATGAAGAATGTCAGATAAGATACAGAAGacataaaataaccaacaagATGATCTGTGCTGGCTacaaagaaggagggaaggatacATGCAAG GGAGATTCTGGAGGGCCCCTGTCTTGCAAATACAATGGGGTCTGGCATTTGGTGGGCATCACAAGCTGGGGTGAAGGTTGTGGTCAGAAGGAGAGACCAGGGATCTACACCAACGTGGCCAA TGTTGGGGGAAAGTACAGGTGGATGGAGATACGGAAGACAAGCCAAAACCTACCAAGATCTGCCAGTGAGC TACAAACCAAAGAGAAGAGCTGCACAAAATCTATACTTTCAAACAGAGATGACCATGACGCAAAGGGTCCTAAGAAATGA
- the F11 gene encoding coagulation factor XI isoform X1 encodes MTSLHQVLHFIFFATVSTECVTKVFKDISFQGGDLSTVFTPSATYCRLICTHHPRCLLFTFMAESSSDDPTKWFACILKDSVTETLPMVNMTGAVSGYSFKQCPQQLSACSKDVFVNLDMKGMNYNSSVVKNARECQERCTDDAHCQFFTYATGHFPSVGHRKMCLLKYTRTGTPTTITKLNNVVSGFSLKSCGLSNLACIRDIFPNTVLADLNIDSVVAPDAFVCRRICTHHPTCLFFTFFSQAWPKESQRHLCLLKTSESGLPSTRITTSHALSGFSLQHCRHSVPVFCHPSFYNDTDFLGEELDIVDVKGQETCQKTCTNNARCQFFTYYPSRGSCNERKDRCYLKLSSNGSPTRILHGKGGISGYSLRLCKMDNVCTTKIKPRVVGGAASVHGEWPWQVTLHTSRGHLCGGSIIGNQWILTAAHCFSEIETPKNLRVYGGIINQSEINEDTAFFKVQEMIIHDQYTTAESGYDIALLKLESAMNYTDFQRPICLPSKGDKNAGHTECWVTGWGYTELRGEVQSTLQKAKVPLVSNEECQIRYRRHKITNKMICAGYKEGGKDTCKGDSGGPLSCKYNGVWHLVGITSWGEGCGQKERPGIYTNVANVGGKYRWMEIRKTSQNLPRSASELQTKEKSCTKSILSNRDDHDAKGPKK; translated from the exons ATGACCTCGCTACATCAGGtgttacattttatcttttttgccACAGTGTCTACTG aatgTGTCACTAAGGTCTTCAAAGACATCAGCTTTCAAGGAGGTGACCTGAGTACTGTTTTCACACCGAGCGCCACGTACTGCCGCCTGATCTGCACTCACCACCCACGGTGCCTGCTCTTCACATTCATGGCTGAGTCATCTTCCGATGATCCTACCAAATG gttTGCCTGCATCCTGAAGGACAGCGTCACAGAAACATTGCCAATGGTAAACATGACAGGCGCGGTCTCTGGATATTCCTTCAAGCAATGCCCTCAGCAATTAAGTG CTTGCAGCAAAGATGTGTTCGTGAACCTAGACATGAAGGGCATGAACTATAACAGCTCTGTTGTGAAGAATGCTCGAGAATGCCAGGAGAGATGCACAGACGATGCCCACTGTCAGTTTTTCACATATGCAACAGGGCATTTTCCCAGTGTGGGCCATCG TAAAATGTGTCTTTTGAAGTACACCCGGACGGGGACACCAACCACAATAACGAAGCTCAATAACGTGGTATCTGGATTTTCACTGAAGTCCTGTGGACTTTCAAACTTGG CTTGTATCAGGGACATTTTCCCGAACACGGTGCTGGCAGACCTTAACATTGACAGCGTGGTGGCCCCAGATGCTTTCGTCTGTCGTCGCATCTGCACGCATCACCCCACTTGTTTGTTCTTCACATTCTTTTCCCAAGCATGGCCAAAAGAGTCTCAGAG ACATCTTTGTCTCCTTAAAACATCTGAAAGTGGGTTACCAAGCACACGCATTACAACGAGCCACGCCCTTTccgggttcagtctccagcactgcagGCACAGCGTCCCAG TGTTCTGCCATCCGTCCTTTTACAATGACACTGATTTCTTGGGAGAAGAGCTGGACATCGTCGATGTGAAAGGCCAAGAAACCTGCCAGAAAACGTGCACCAATAATGCCCGCTGCCAGTTCTTTACCTATTATCCATCACGAGGATCTTGCAATGAAAGGAA GGACAGATGTTACTTAAAGCTCTCCTCAAATGGATCTCCGACTAGAATCCTTCATGGGAAGGGAGGCATCTCTGGATACTCACTGAGGCTGTGCAAAATGGATAATG TGTGCACAACCAAAATCAAGCCCAGGGTGGTGGGAGGAGCTGCGTCTGTTCACGGTGAGTGGCCGTGGCAGGTGACCCTGCACACCAGCCGGGGACACCTGTGTGGAGGCTCCATCATCGGAAACCAGTGGATACTGACAGCGGCTCATTGTTTCTCTGA GATAGAGACACCTAAAAATCTGCGTGTCTACGGTGGCATTATAAATCaatcagaaataaatgaagatacTGCTTTCTTCAAGGTTCAAGAAATGATAATTCATGATCAGTATACGACGGCAGAAAGTGGGTATGATATTGCCCTGTTAAAACTGGAATCAGCCATGAATTACACAG ATTTTCAGCGGCCAATATGCCTGCCTTCCAAAGGAGACAAAAATGCCGGGCACACAGAATGTTGGGTGACTGGATGGGGGTACACAGAACTAAGAG GTGAAGTACAAAGTACTCTCCAGAAAGCCAAGGTACCATTGGTGTCAAATGAAGAATGTCAGATAAGATACAGAAGacataaaataaccaacaagATGATCTGTGCTGGCTacaaagaaggagggaaggatacATGCAAG GGAGATTCTGGAGGGCCCCTGTCTTGCAAATACAATGGGGTCTGGCATTTGGTGGGCATCACAAGCTGGGGTGAAGGTTGTGGTCAGAAGGAGAGACCAGGGATCTACACCAACGTGGCCAA TGTTGGGGGAAAGTACAGGTGGATGGAGATACGGAAGACAAGCCAAAACCTACCAAGATCTGCCAGTGAGC TACAAACCAAAGAGAAGAGCTGCACAAAATCTATACTTTCAAACAGAGATGACCATGACGCAAAGGGTCCTAAGAAATGA
- the F11 gene encoding coagulation factor XI isoform X5 encodes MNRFACILKDSVTETLPMVNMTGAVSGYSFKQCPQQLSACSKDVFVNLDMKGMNYNSSVVKNARECQERCTDDAHCQFFTYATGHFPSVGHRKMCLLKYTRTGTPTTITKLNNVVSGFSLKSCGLSNLACIRDIFPNTVLADLNIDSVVAPDAFVCRRICTHHPTCLFFTFFSQAWPKESQRHLCLLKTSESGLPSTRITTSHALSGFSLQHCRHSVPVFCHPSFYNDTDFLGEELDIVDVKGQETCQKTCTNNARCQFFTYYPSRGSCNERKDRCYLKLSSNGSPTRILHGKGGISGYSLRLCKMDNVCTTKIKPRVVGGAASVHGEWPWQVTLHTSRGHLCGGSIIGNQWILTAAHCFSEIETPKNLRVYGGIINQSEINEDTAFFKVQEMIIHDQYTTAESGYDIALLKLESAMNYTDFQRPICLPSKGDKNAGHTECWVTGWGYTELRGEVQSTLQKAKVPLVSNEECQIRYRRHKITNKMICAGYKEGGKDTCKGDSGGPLSCKYNGVWHLVGITSWGEGCGQKERPGIYTNVANVGGKYRWMEIRKTSQNLPRSASELQTKEKSCTKSILSNRDDHDAKGPKK; translated from the exons ATG aacaggttTGCCTGCATCCTGAAGGACAGCGTCACAGAAACATTGCCAATGGTAAACATGACAGGCGCGGTCTCTGGATATTCCTTCAAGCAATGCCCTCAGCAATTAAGTG CTTGCAGCAAAGATGTGTTCGTGAACCTAGACATGAAGGGCATGAACTATAACAGCTCTGTTGTGAAGAATGCTCGAGAATGCCAGGAGAGATGCACAGACGATGCCCACTGTCAGTTTTTCACATATGCAACAGGGCATTTTCCCAGTGTGGGCCATCG TAAAATGTGTCTTTTGAAGTACACCCGGACGGGGACACCAACCACAATAACGAAGCTCAATAACGTGGTATCTGGATTTTCACTGAAGTCCTGTGGACTTTCAAACTTGG CTTGTATCAGGGACATTTTCCCGAACACGGTGCTGGCAGACCTTAACATTGACAGCGTGGTGGCCCCAGATGCTTTCGTCTGTCGTCGCATCTGCACGCATCACCCCACTTGTTTGTTCTTCACATTCTTTTCCCAAGCATGGCCAAAAGAGTCTCAGAG ACATCTTTGTCTCCTTAAAACATCTGAAAGTGGGTTACCAAGCACACGCATTACAACGAGCCACGCCCTTTccgggttcagtctccagcactgcagGCACAGCGTCCCAG TGTTCTGCCATCCGTCCTTTTACAATGACACTGATTTCTTGGGAGAAGAGCTGGACATCGTCGATGTGAAAGGCCAAGAAACCTGCCAGAAAACGTGCACCAATAATGCCCGCTGCCAGTTCTTTACCTATTATCCATCACGAGGATCTTGCAATGAAAGGAA GGACAGATGTTACTTAAAGCTCTCCTCAAATGGATCTCCGACTAGAATCCTTCATGGGAAGGGAGGCATCTCTGGATACTCACTGAGGCTGTGCAAAATGGATAATG TGTGCACAACCAAAATCAAGCCCAGGGTGGTGGGAGGAGCTGCGTCTGTTCACGGTGAGTGGCCGTGGCAGGTGACCCTGCACACCAGCCGGGGACACCTGTGTGGAGGCTCCATCATCGGAAACCAGTGGATACTGACAGCGGCTCATTGTTTCTCTGA GATAGAGACACCTAAAAATCTGCGTGTCTACGGTGGCATTATAAATCaatcagaaataaatgaagatacTGCTTTCTTCAAGGTTCAAGAAATGATAATTCATGATCAGTATACGACGGCAGAAAGTGGGTATGATATTGCCCTGTTAAAACTGGAATCAGCCATGAATTACACAG ATTTTCAGCGGCCAATATGCCTGCCTTCCAAAGGAGACAAAAATGCCGGGCACACAGAATGTTGGGTGACTGGATGGGGGTACACAGAACTAAGAG GTGAAGTACAAAGTACTCTCCAGAAAGCCAAGGTACCATTGGTGTCAAATGAAGAATGTCAGATAAGATACAGAAGacataaaataaccaacaagATGATCTGTGCTGGCTacaaagaaggagggaaggatacATGCAAG GGAGATTCTGGAGGGCCCCTGTCTTGCAAATACAATGGGGTCTGGCATTTGGTGGGCATCACAAGCTGGGGTGAAGGTTGTGGTCAGAAGGAGAGACCAGGGATCTACACCAACGTGGCCAA TGTTGGGGGAAAGTACAGGTGGATGGAGATACGGAAGACAAGCCAAAACCTACCAAGATCTGCCAGTGAGC TACAAACCAAAGAGAAGAGCTGCACAAAATCTATACTTTCAAACAGAGATGACCATGACGCAAAGGGTCCTAAGAAATGA
- the F11 gene encoding coagulation factor XI isoform X4, whose amino-acid sequence MTSLHQVLHFIFFATVSTECVTKVFKDISFQGGDLSTVFTPSATYCRLICTHHPRCLLFTFMAESSSDDPTKWFACILKDSVTETLPMVNMTGAVSGYSFKQCPQQLSACSKDVFVNLDMKGMNYNSSVVKNARECQERCTDDAHCQFFTYATGHFPSVGHRKMCLLKYTRTGTPTTITKLNNVVSGFSLKSCGLSNLACIRDIFPNTVLADLNIDSVVAPDAFVCRRICTHHPTCLFFTFFSQAWPKESQRHLCLLKTSESGLPSTRITTSHALSGFSLQHCRHSVPVFCHPSFYNDTDFLGEELDIVDVKGQETCQKTCTNNARCQFFTYYPSRGSCNERKDRCYLKLSSNGSPTRILHGKGGISGYSLRLCKMDNVCTTKIKPRVVGGAASVHGEWPWQVTLHTSRGHLCGGSIIGNQWILTAAHCFSEIETPKNLRVYGGIINQSEINEDTAFFKVQEMIIHDQYTTAESGYDIALLKLESAMNYTGEVQSTLQKAKVPLVSNEECQIRYRRHKITNKMICAGYKEGGKDTCKGDSGGPLSCKYNGVWHLVGITSWGEGCGQKERPGIYTNVAKYVDWILEKTQTV is encoded by the exons ATGACCTCGCTACATCAGGtgttacattttatcttttttgccACAGTGTCTACTG aatgTGTCACTAAGGTCTTCAAAGACATCAGCTTTCAAGGAGGTGACCTGAGTACTGTTTTCACACCGAGCGCCACGTACTGCCGCCTGATCTGCACTCACCACCCACGGTGCCTGCTCTTCACATTCATGGCTGAGTCATCTTCCGATGATCCTACCAAATG gttTGCCTGCATCCTGAAGGACAGCGTCACAGAAACATTGCCAATGGTAAACATGACAGGCGCGGTCTCTGGATATTCCTTCAAGCAATGCCCTCAGCAATTAAGTG CTTGCAGCAAAGATGTGTTCGTGAACCTAGACATGAAGGGCATGAACTATAACAGCTCTGTTGTGAAGAATGCTCGAGAATGCCAGGAGAGATGCACAGACGATGCCCACTGTCAGTTTTTCACATATGCAACAGGGCATTTTCCCAGTGTGGGCCATCG TAAAATGTGTCTTTTGAAGTACACCCGGACGGGGACACCAACCACAATAACGAAGCTCAATAACGTGGTATCTGGATTTTCACTGAAGTCCTGTGGACTTTCAAACTTGG CTTGTATCAGGGACATTTTCCCGAACACGGTGCTGGCAGACCTTAACATTGACAGCGTGGTGGCCCCAGATGCTTTCGTCTGTCGTCGCATCTGCACGCATCACCCCACTTGTTTGTTCTTCACATTCTTTTCCCAAGCATGGCCAAAAGAGTCTCAGAG ACATCTTTGTCTCCTTAAAACATCTGAAAGTGGGTTACCAAGCACACGCATTACAACGAGCCACGCCCTTTccgggttcagtctccagcactgcagGCACAGCGTCCCAG TGTTCTGCCATCCGTCCTTTTACAATGACACTGATTTCTTGGGAGAAGAGCTGGACATCGTCGATGTGAAAGGCCAAGAAACCTGCCAGAAAACGTGCACCAATAATGCCCGCTGCCAGTTCTTTACCTATTATCCATCACGAGGATCTTGCAATGAAAGGAA GGACAGATGTTACTTAAAGCTCTCCTCAAATGGATCTCCGACTAGAATCCTTCATGGGAAGGGAGGCATCTCTGGATACTCACTGAGGCTGTGCAAAATGGATAATG TGTGCACAACCAAAATCAAGCCCAGGGTGGTGGGAGGAGCTGCGTCTGTTCACGGTGAGTGGCCGTGGCAGGTGACCCTGCACACCAGCCGGGGACACCTGTGTGGAGGCTCCATCATCGGAAACCAGTGGATACTGACAGCGGCTCATTGTTTCTCTGA GATAGAGACACCTAAAAATCTGCGTGTCTACGGTGGCATTATAAATCaatcagaaataaatgaagatacTGCTTTCTTCAAGGTTCAAGAAATGATAATTCATGATCAGTATACGACGGCAGAAAGTGGGTATGATATTGCCCTGTTAAAACTGGAATCAGCCATGAATTACACAG GTGAAGTACAAAGTACTCTCCAGAAAGCCAAGGTACCATTGGTGTCAAATGAAGAATGTCAGATAAGATACAGAAGacataaaataaccaacaagATGATCTGTGCTGGCTacaaagaaggagggaaggatacATGCAAG GGAGATTCTGGAGGGCCCCTGTCTTGCAAATACAATGGGGTCTGGCATTTGGTGGGCATCACAAGCTGGGGTGAAGGTTGTGGTCAGAAGGAGAGACCAGGGATCTACACCAACGTGGCCAAGTACGTGGACTGGATTTTGGAGAAAACTCAAACAGTCTGA
- the F11 gene encoding coagulation factor XI isoform X3, translating to MTSLHQVLHFIFFATVSTECVTKVFKDISFQGGDLSTVFTPSATYCRLICTHHPRCLLFTFMAESSSDDPTKWFACILKDSVTETLPMVNMTGAVSGYSFKQCPQQLSACSKDVFVNLDMKGMNYNSSVVKNARECQERCTDDAHCQFFTYATGHFPSVGHRKMCLLKYTRTGTPTTITKLNNVVSGFSLKSCGLSNLACIRDIFPNTVLADLNIDSVVAPDAFVCRRICTHHPTCLFFTFFSQAWPKESQRHLCLLKTSESGLPSTRITTSHALSGFSLQHCRHSVPVFCHPSFYNDTDFLGEELDIVDVKGQETCQKTCTNNARCQFFTYYPSRGSCNERKDRCYLKLSSNGSPTRILHGKGGISGYSLRLCKMDNVCTTKIKPRVVGGAASVHGEWPWQVTLHTSRGHLCGGSIIGNQWILTAAHCFSEIETPKNLRVYGGIINQSEINEDTAFFKVQEMIIHDQYTTAESGYDIALLKLESAMNYTDFQRPICLPSKGDKNAGHTECWVTGWGYTELRGEVQSTLQKAKVPLVSNEECQIRYRRHKITNKMICAGYKEGGKDTCKGDSGGPLSCKYNGVWHLVGITSWGEGCGQKERPGIYTNVAKYVDWILEKTQTV from the exons ATGACCTCGCTACATCAGGtgttacattttatcttttttgccACAGTGTCTACTG aatgTGTCACTAAGGTCTTCAAAGACATCAGCTTTCAAGGAGGTGACCTGAGTACTGTTTTCACACCGAGCGCCACGTACTGCCGCCTGATCTGCACTCACCACCCACGGTGCCTGCTCTTCACATTCATGGCTGAGTCATCTTCCGATGATCCTACCAAATG gttTGCCTGCATCCTGAAGGACAGCGTCACAGAAACATTGCCAATGGTAAACATGACAGGCGCGGTCTCTGGATATTCCTTCAAGCAATGCCCTCAGCAATTAAGTG CTTGCAGCAAAGATGTGTTCGTGAACCTAGACATGAAGGGCATGAACTATAACAGCTCTGTTGTGAAGAATGCTCGAGAATGCCAGGAGAGATGCACAGACGATGCCCACTGTCAGTTTTTCACATATGCAACAGGGCATTTTCCCAGTGTGGGCCATCG TAAAATGTGTCTTTTGAAGTACACCCGGACGGGGACACCAACCACAATAACGAAGCTCAATAACGTGGTATCTGGATTTTCACTGAAGTCCTGTGGACTTTCAAACTTGG CTTGTATCAGGGACATTTTCCCGAACACGGTGCTGGCAGACCTTAACATTGACAGCGTGGTGGCCCCAGATGCTTTCGTCTGTCGTCGCATCTGCACGCATCACCCCACTTGTTTGTTCTTCACATTCTTTTCCCAAGCATGGCCAAAAGAGTCTCAGAG ACATCTTTGTCTCCTTAAAACATCTGAAAGTGGGTTACCAAGCACACGCATTACAACGAGCCACGCCCTTTccgggttcagtctccagcactgcagGCACAGCGTCCCAG TGTTCTGCCATCCGTCCTTTTACAATGACACTGATTTCTTGGGAGAAGAGCTGGACATCGTCGATGTGAAAGGCCAAGAAACCTGCCAGAAAACGTGCACCAATAATGCCCGCTGCCAGTTCTTTACCTATTATCCATCACGAGGATCTTGCAATGAAAGGAA GGACAGATGTTACTTAAAGCTCTCCTCAAATGGATCTCCGACTAGAATCCTTCATGGGAAGGGAGGCATCTCTGGATACTCACTGAGGCTGTGCAAAATGGATAATG TGTGCACAACCAAAATCAAGCCCAGGGTGGTGGGAGGAGCTGCGTCTGTTCACGGTGAGTGGCCGTGGCAGGTGACCCTGCACACCAGCCGGGGACACCTGTGTGGAGGCTCCATCATCGGAAACCAGTGGATACTGACAGCGGCTCATTGTTTCTCTGA GATAGAGACACCTAAAAATCTGCGTGTCTACGGTGGCATTATAAATCaatcagaaataaatgaagatacTGCTTTCTTCAAGGTTCAAGAAATGATAATTCATGATCAGTATACGACGGCAGAAAGTGGGTATGATATTGCCCTGTTAAAACTGGAATCAGCCATGAATTACACAG ATTTTCAGCGGCCAATATGCCTGCCTTCCAAAGGAGACAAAAATGCCGGGCACACAGAATGTTGGGTGACTGGATGGGGGTACACAGAACTAAGAG GTGAAGTACAAAGTACTCTCCAGAAAGCCAAGGTACCATTGGTGTCAAATGAAGAATGTCAGATAAGATACAGAAGacataaaataaccaacaagATGATCTGTGCTGGCTacaaagaaggagggaaggatacATGCAAG GGAGATTCTGGAGGGCCCCTGTCTTGCAAATACAATGGGGTCTGGCATTTGGTGGGCATCACAAGCTGGGGTGAAGGTTGTGGTCAGAAGGAGAGACCAGGGATCTACACCAACGTGGCCAAGTACGTGGACTGGATTTTGGAGAAAACTCAAACAGTCTGA